In Hasllibacter sp. MH4015, the following proteins share a genomic window:
- a CDS encoding sulfatase-like hydrolase/transferase, which produces MAFTADSLKDGNICVIWVDDMIDVFTWRDTFGLTIQTPHLDRLMAEGTRFTNAYASVPLCAPCRAELATGISPFRSGLVDLNRFWRDIYPPEKAWQYDLRRAGFYNFTTGKVDSNYKPMPEEYRRILFHEEPAAEDKGRRRDVHHYLDRGPGIRGVGHPYDAGEQDDRFYDFHVAQNAIDFLARADSGKRNLIQLGFKHPHYNLIAPDRFYRQYDPAQIVWPSIAAPEDYFGPQPGFAVYEAAYIANGVWTPERAGDQAWREVVRAYFACISHVDHEIGRFMDALRTSPLAANTTVIFLSDNGFNLGNHDSFHKMSQWDSAAHIPLGIWHADMDPGEVSLPVSLHNIPKTIMELAGLPPRPDWTSGQSLLPLIDDSFGTYDQTKSPVTCVFGTLSVRPSVEGLSQFRYFRYPNGEEHIYDLVEDPGETTNLVDTAPLDALRDELVRGSLDLGLDLRGFENPADGVNAMMAVDGSVVLAGGRADNDYWAYGADAEKIVEEKDGGTDTLWYMAGPDDYILHCPANIEKIRIATVVSRKEEAPKDGALREGKRIRIVAHPDSPIEFETSERVEVDVTGSTGDDVMIGPKHGSATFYGGAGNDLMIAKSKQANRRNAFFGEEGNDTLHGGPGRDTLDGGTGDDVIHGYSGRNNIYGGHGNDVIHDGEGASTIDAGPGRNVLVLGEGDHEVLTGSGVTEITSEPGAKVFKPSYGGVTIINGWRADQTYDLSAWPNAPTITQTGDTIRLRCGLSIVEIKGAPEGTDITAQLA; this is translated from the coding sequence ATGGCCTTTACTGCTGACAGCCTGAAAGACGGCAATATCTGCGTCATCTGGGTTGACGACATGATCGACGTCTTCACCTGGCGCGACACCTTCGGCCTGACGATCCAGACCCCGCATCTCGACCGCCTCATGGCCGAGGGCACGCGCTTTACCAACGCCTACGCCTCCGTCCCGCTCTGCGCGCCGTGCCGGGCGGAACTGGCCACCGGCATCTCCCCCTTCCGCTCCGGCCTCGTCGATCTCAACCGCTTCTGGCGCGACATCTATCCCCCCGAAAAGGCGTGGCAATACGACCTGCGTCGCGCGGGATTCTACAATTTCACCACCGGCAAGGTGGACAGCAATTACAAACCCATGCCCGAGGAATACCGCCGCATCCTCTTTCACGAGGAACCGGCGGCCGAGGACAAGGGCCGCCGCCGCGACGTGCATCATTACCTCGACCGTGGCCCCGGCATCCGCGGCGTGGGCCACCCCTATGATGCAGGCGAACAGGATGACCGCTTCTACGATTTCCACGTCGCCCAGAACGCCATCGACTTCCTCGCCCGCGCCGATTCCGGCAAGCGCAACCTGATCCAGCTCGGCTTCAAGCATCCGCACTACAACCTGATCGCGCCCGACCGCTTCTATCGCCAATACGACCCGGCCCAGATCGTCTGGCCCTCCATCGCCGCGCCGGAGGATTACTTCGGCCCGCAACCCGGGTTTGCAGTCTACGAGGCCGCCTATATCGCCAACGGCGTCTGGACCCCGGAACGCGCGGGCGACCAGGCCTGGCGCGAGGTCGTGCGCGCCTATTTCGCCTGTATCTCCCATGTGGATCACGAGATCGGGCGCTTCATGGACGCGCTCCGCACCTCGCCGCTCGCCGCCAACACAACCGTGATTTTCCTCAGCGACAATGGCTTCAACCTCGGCAACCACGACAGCTTCCACAAGATGAGCCAGTGGGACTCAGCGGCTCACATCCCCCTCGGCATCTGGCACGCGGATATGGACCCGGGCGAGGTCTCCCTCCCCGTTTCGCTGCACAATATCCCGAAGACGATCATGGAACTGGCGGGCCTGCCGCCGCGCCCGGACTGGACGTCGGGCCAATCCCTCCTGCCGCTGATCGACGACAGTTTCGGCACCTATGACCAGACGAAATCCCCCGTCACCTGCGTCTTCGGCACCCTTTCCGTCCGCCCTTCGGTCGAGGGGCTCAGCCAATTCCGCTACTTCCGCTACCCCAACGGCGAAGAGCATATCTATGATCTTGTAGAAGATCCCGGAGAGACCACGAACCTCGTCGACACCGCGCCGCTCGACGCGCTCCGCGATGAATTGGTGCGCGGGTCGCTGGACCTGGGCCTCGACCTGCGCGGCTTCGAAAACCCCGCCGATGGCGTAAACGCCATGATGGCCGTCGACGGCTCCGTCGTGCTGGCCGGGGGCCGGGCGGACAACGATTACTGGGCCTATGGTGCGGATGCCGAAAAGATCGTGGAGGAGAAGGACGGCGGCACCGATACCCTGTGGTACATGGCCGGCCCCGACGATTACATTCTCCATTGCCCTGCAAATATTGAAAAAATCCGCATCGCCACCGTCGTCTCCCGCAAGGAGGAGGCGCCCAAGGACGGCGCCCTGCGGGAGGGCAAGCGCATCCGCATCGTCGCCCATCCCGACAGCCCCATCGAATTCGAAACTTCCGAACGGGTGGAGGTCGACGTGACCGGCTCCACCGGCGATGACGTGATGATCGGCCCCAAGCACGGCTCCGCCACCTTCTACGGCGGCGCGGGCAACGACTTGATGATCGCCAAGTCCAAACAGGCCAACCGCCGCAACGCGTTTTTCGGGGAGGAGGGCAACGACACCCTCCACGGCGGCCCGGGCCGCGATACGCTCGACGGCGGCACCGGCGACGACGTGATCCACGGCTATTCCGGGCGCAACAACATCTATGGCGGCCACGGCAACGACGTGATCCACGACGGAGAGGGGGCAAGCACCATCGACGCGGGGCCGGGCCGGAACGTTCTGGTGCTCGGCGAAGGCGACCACGAGGTGCTGACCGGCTCGGGCGTGACAGAAATCACATCAGAGCCGGGCGCGAAGGTCTTCAAACCGTCCTATGGTGGCGTGACCATTATCAACGGCTGGCGAGCGGACCAGACCTACGACCTCAGCGCCTGGCCGAATGCGCCGACCATCACCCAAACCGGAGACACAATCCGCCTGCGCTGTGGCCTCTCGATCGTCGAGATCAAAGGCGCCCCAGAGGGCACCGATATCACCGCCCAACTCGCGTGA
- a CDS encoding DUF563 domain-containing protein: MSVTDAAPDLALDFDPATPIEWTPEWHSDVTLVPWSAEGDRGARRSAGLFDAKGAFMEAGHCWRYPSGPITLEPQAPEVTDKPERLTGRWLFGGLFYGHFGHFLCETTSRLWALDRLGPIAGIVFYPKQKLTHERRQYRHQLPFFAAMGLTEDKVQIRAPQKPVIIDQIAVPPPGFGIEGMIEGRPDYRAFMHENLGRGVAAGGARKLYISRSRLPAKRGSVLLETLVEERMEKAGYAIFHPQDHDIADQIAAYKAATHIVSLDASSLHLAAMVVPAETKVAIINRGPSNNIEDYIAQFTRWQGRAPTRIEAVTGFYFPEGHRVKKRETHAVLDLCAVGAALAQAGFLPAKTRWTAAAPARIKAAVAETSQRVEMPLVHHPVEG, from the coding sequence ATGAGCGTCACCGACGCCGCCCCTGACCTTGCGCTGGACTTCGATCCGGCCACGCCCATCGAGTGGACGCCGGAATGGCACAGCGACGTGACGCTTGTGCCGTGGAGTGCAGAGGGCGACCGCGGCGCGCGCCGCTCTGCCGGGCTGTTCGATGCCAAAGGGGCCTTCATGGAGGCCGGGCATTGCTGGCGCTACCCCAGCGGACCGATCACGTTGGAGCCGCAAGCGCCCGAGGTCACGGACAAACCCGAACGCCTGACCGGGCGGTGGCTGTTCGGGGGGCTCTTTTACGGGCATTTCGGCCATTTCCTGTGTGAGACGACCTCCCGCCTCTGGGCGCTGGACCGGCTTGGGCCGATTGCCGGGATCGTGTTCTACCCAAAGCAGAAGCTGACCCATGAGCGCCGCCAATACCGCCACCAGCTCCCCTTCTTCGCGGCCATGGGCCTGACCGAGGACAAGGTGCAGATCCGCGCGCCGCAAAAGCCCGTCATCATCGACCAGATCGCCGTGCCGCCCCCCGGTTTCGGGATCGAGGGCATGATCGAGGGACGCCCGGACTATCGCGCCTTCATGCACGAAAACCTGGGCCGCGGCGTGGCGGCGGGCGGCGCGAGGAAACTCTACATCTCCCGCTCGCGGCTTCCGGCCAAACGCGGCTCCGTCCTATTAGAAACGCTGGTGGAGGAGCGGATGGAGAAGGCGGGCTACGCCATCTTCCACCCCCAGGACCACGACATCGCGGACCAGATCGCCGCCTACAAGGCCGCCACGCATATCGTGTCGCTCGATGCGTCCTCCCTGCACCTGGCCGCGATGGTGGTCCCTGCCGAGACAAAGGTCGCCATCATCAATCGTGGCCCGTCCAACAATATCGAGGATTACATCGCTCAATTCACCCGCTGGCAGGGCCGCGCGCCCACCCGGATCGAGGCGGTGACGGGCTTCTATTTCCCCGAAGGCCACCGCGTGAAAAAACGCGAAACCCATGCGGTGCTTGACCTATGCGCCGTGGGCGCTGCGCTCGCCCAGGCCGGGTTCCTGCCCGCCAAGACCAGATGGACAGCCGCCGCACCGGCCCGGATCAAGGCCGCCGTGGCGGAGACGTCCCAACGGGTCGAAATGCCCCTCGTCCATCATCCGGTAGAAGGCTGA
- a CDS encoding glycosyltransferase family 2 protein, with the protein MAKQPICAVTHVRHEHDFLEKWIAHYAPIVGGRENLFVVIDGDDWEPKVDLSGIDTEVILDAPRRRIKNDRFMAKLMSGRANDLRKTYDNVIRGDVDEYVVIDPEADLDWDDALKEQVEAGYIFALGCDVVQGPKEKKPVDRTKPILGQRKCGYIADRYTKPFVISRWNNWAGGAHRLINRPVEISNHFVLFHMALADQNIAQERMDARGGTDQHRSFVGHQTDRLNAIADDGLAKPLDWEEARRIGMEEFPVEPEDGSPAPRPRPSRDPRNLEQGLPVRIPDRFFGLT; encoded by the coding sequence ATGGCCAAGCAGCCGATCTGCGCAGTCACCCATGTGCGCCACGAACATGACTTCCTTGAGAAATGGATTGCCCATTATGCACCGATTGTCGGCGGGCGCGAAAACCTCTTCGTGGTGATTGACGGTGACGATTGGGAGCCGAAGGTGGACCTTTCGGGCATCGACACCGAGGTGATCCTCGATGCGCCCCGCCGCCGGATCAAGAACGACCGCTTCATGGCGAAGCTGATGTCGGGCCGCGCCAATGATTTGCGCAAGACCTATGACAACGTGATCCGGGGCGATGTGGACGAATACGTGGTGATCGACCCCGAGGCAGACCTCGATTGGGACGACGCCCTGAAGGAGCAGGTGGAGGCCGGGTACATCTTTGCGCTTGGCTGCGACGTGGTGCAGGGGCCGAAGGAAAAGAAGCCGGTCGACCGCACGAAACCGATCCTGGGTCAGCGCAAATGCGGCTATATCGCGGATCGCTACACCAAGCCTTTTGTGATCAGCCGCTGGAACAATTGGGCGGGCGGGGCCCATCGCCTCATCAACCGCCCGGTGGAGATTTCCAATCATTTCGTCCTGTTCCACATGGCGCTGGCGGATCAGAATATCGCCCAGGAACGCATGGATGCGCGGGGCGGGACCGACCAGCATCGCAGCTTCGTGGGCCACCAGACGGACCGTTTGAACGCCATCGCCGATGATGGCCTCGCCAAGCCCCTGGACTGGGAGGAAGCGCGCAGGATCGGGATGGAGGAATTTCCGGTGGAGCCCGAAGATGGCAGCCCGGCCCCCCGCCCCCGCCCGTCGCGCGACCCGCGCAACCTCGAACAGGGGTTGCCGGTGCGCATCCCCGACCGTTTCTTCGGCCTGACCTGA
- a CDS encoding glycosyltransferase family 2 protein — translation MGGHTILTMMKDEAPFLLHWIAHHRLIGFDRIVVFTNDCSDGTDAMLDRLAELGEVVHHRNILKAGDKPQPMALRRAGKLVEVMESDWLIALDVDEYLSIKAGDGTLPALLDNAPEANGFALTWRMMGSNGRTDWADLPVTEAYQKGAPDLFRKGWGVKTLFRPFDNMKLGIHRPTVKGKDKSALHDLRWVNGSAKPMTRAFMEGMWRSSLATLGYAHAEIAHFATQSHEAFLKRGVRGNVNNKAGKYDATYYTIFDRNEAPQTNLARFAGATRTRVVEYLSDPILADLAARAEAWHAAALDTLRKAPDYGERMAALQAASAVPFEALDDVLFPQPLAPAGKRIVADMQAKGMPDRQIARAVAQSVSRVEARRDAADAAELRARGVTPDYGDWP, via the coding sequence ATGGGCGGGCACACGATCCTCACCATGATGAAGGACGAAGCGCCGTTCCTGCTGCACTGGATCGCCCATCACCGCCTGATCGGATTCGACCGGATCGTCGTCTTCACCAATGATTGTTCCGACGGAACCGACGCGATGCTGGACCGGTTGGCGGAATTGGGGGAGGTCGTGCACCACCGGAATATCCTGAAAGCCGGTGACAAGCCGCAGCCGATGGCCCTGCGCCGGGCGGGCAAGCTGGTGGAGGTGATGGAAAGCGACTGGCTGATCGCGCTGGATGTCGATGAATATTTGTCGATCAAGGCGGGCGATGGAACGCTGCCCGCCCTTCTGGACAACGCGCCCGAGGCGAACGGCTTTGCGCTCACATGGCGGATGATGGGATCGAACGGGCGAACCGACTGGGCGGATTTGCCGGTGACGGAAGCTTATCAAAAGGGCGCGCCGGACCTTTTTCGCAAGGGCTGGGGGGTCAAGACGCTGTTCCGCCCATTTGACAACATGAAGCTTGGCATCCACCGCCCGACCGTGAAGGGCAAGGATAAATCCGCGCTCCACGATCTTCGCTGGGTCAACGGATCGGCCAAGCCCATGACCCGCGCTTTCATGGAAGGGATGTGGCGCTCGTCGCTGGCCACGCTCGGCTATGCCCATGCCGAAATCGCCCATTTCGCCACCCAATCGCACGAGGCGTTCCTGAAACGCGGGGTGCGGGGCAACGTGAACAACAAGGCGGGCAAGTACGACGCCACCTATTACACGATCTTCGACCGGAACGAGGCCCCTCAGACAAACCTGGCCCGGTTCGCTGGGGCGACGCGCACCCGCGTCGTCGAATACCTCTCCGATCCGATCCTCGCCGATCTTGCCGCGCGGGCGGAGGCGTGGCACGCGGCTGCGCTCGACACGCTCCGCAAGGCACCGGATTACGGGGAGAGGATGGCGGCATTGCAAGCCGCAAGCGCGGTCCCGTTCGAGGCGCTGGACGATGTGCTGTTCCCGCAGCCGCTGGCGCCCGCAGGCAAAAGGATCGTCGCCGACATGCAGGCCAAGGGGATGCCGGACCGCCAGATCGCGCGGGCGGTCGCCCAATCGGTCAGCCGGGTCGAAGCGCGGCGGGATGCGGCGGATGCGGCGGAATTGCGGGCGCGCGGCGTGACGCCGGATTACGGGGATTGGCCCTAA
- a CDS encoding DUF1178 family protein, whose protein sequence is MIRYSLKCAQGHRFESWFQSAQAFDGLAERGLVTCAICGGADVRKAMMAPQVSAPDDTGVTTMAETPGPLSQPTHPAEELLRAMRAHVEKHSTDVGANFAREARAMHLGDVPEKAIHGTAGPEEAKALVEDGVPILPLPMPPGGKAN, encoded by the coding sequence ATGATCCGCTATTCGCTTAAATGCGCCCAAGGGCACCGGTTCGAGAGTTGGTTCCAGTCGGCCCAAGCCTTCGATGGCCTGGCCGAACGGGGTCTTGTGACCTGCGCGATCTGCGGCGGGGCGGACGTGCGCAAAGCGATGATGGCCCCGCAGGTCAGCGCGCCCGACGACACCGGCGTGACGACAATGGCGGAGACGCCCGGACCCCTCAGTCAGCCGACCCACCCGGCGGAGGAGCTGTTGCGCGCGATGCGAGCCCATGTGGAGAAGCATTCGACCGATGTGGGCGCGAATTTCGCGCGAGAGGCGCGGGCGATGCATCTGGGCGATGTGCCGGAAAAGGCGATCCACGGCACCGCGGGCCCGGAGGAGGCGAAGGCGCTTGTCGAGGATGGGGTGCCGATCCTGCCGCTGCCGATGCCGCCCGGCGGCAAGGCGAATTAG
- a CDS encoding NUDIX hydrolase yields MAKSKAPAPLPKSTPPRPVLAMGAAKRETRTQFGAIPFRVSKTKKKGAKGIEVLLVSSRDSGRWIIPKGWPIEGMAPADAAAQEAFEEAGARGKVHDRCVGLYSYSKWLDEDLSLPVIVAVFALEVKRLDDEYPEAGERRRKWMSPKKAAARVSEPELKQILETFTLDLLR; encoded by the coding sequence ATGGCAAAGTCGAAAGCGCCCGCACCCCTTCCCAAATCGACGCCGCCCCGGCCCGTTCTGGCCATGGGCGCGGCCAAGCGCGAGACGCGGACCCAATTCGGCGCGATCCCGTTCCGGGTGTCCAAGACCAAGAAGAAGGGGGCCAAGGGGATCGAGGTCTTGCTCGTCTCCTCCCGCGATTCGGGGCGCTGGATCATTCCCAAGGGCTGGCCGATCGAAGGCATGGCCCCGGCCGATGCGGCGGCCCAGGAGGCGTTTGAGGAGGCGGGCGCGCGCGGCAAGGTCCATGACCGCTGCGTCGGGCTCTATTCCTACAGCAAATGGCTGGACGAGGACCTGTCGCTGCCGGTGATCGTCGCCGTCTTCGCGCTGGAGGTGAAGCGTCTGGACGACGAATACCCGGAGGCGGGCGAACGGCGGCGCAAGTGGATGAGCCCGAAAAAGGCGGCCGCGCGGGTGTCTGAGCCGGAGCTGAAGCAGATCCTGGAGACGTTCACGCTCGACCTTCTGCGCTAG
- a CDS encoding glycosyltransferase family 2 protein: protein MGFTVATIAREPWSILNRFLRWHLDQGADRIVLYLDDPDDPAIPHLQGEPRIDVRPCTPAYWSAARLSPDARFVRRQRHVLSEAYHELSDGWLEVVDADELMWFRDRPIGDVLDALPADAMSLRVLSAEEVRLPGGAQAFRTPIDRPRVNDIYGADADLLRIRFGLVYHPEGKSFHRAGQSGLNMKLHWAQDADGNRTPGPVMAAADRAYLLHYAAPDYEAWRAKVDWRAGAHGFSQPMKDRLAEIAQSDDPEAGYRALYDRLHSLTEAQAAMLEEAGGLLRDQPPLPEH from the coding sequence ATGGGCTTCACCGTTGCCACCATCGCGCGCGAACCCTGGTCGATCCTGAACCGGTTCCTGCGCTGGCATCTGGACCAGGGCGCGGATCGGATCGTGCTCTACCTTGACGATCCCGACGATCCCGCGATCCCGCACTTGCAGGGAGAGCCTCGGATCGACGTGCGCCCCTGCACGCCCGCCTATTGGTCCGCCGCGCGCCTTTCGCCGGATGCCCGCTTCGTGCGCCGTCAACGCCATGTCCTGTCGGAGGCGTATCACGAATTGAGCGATGGTTGGCTTGAGGTCGTCGATGCCGATGAGCTGATGTGGTTCCGCGACCGCCCGATCGGCGACGTGCTGGACGCGCTTCCGGCTGACGCAATGTCGCTGCGGGTGTTGAGTGCGGAGGAGGTGCGCCTGCCCGGCGGGGCGCAGGCTTTCCGCACGCCCATCGACCGGCCCCGCGTCAATGACATCTACGGGGCGGATGCGGATTTGCTGCGCATCCGTTTTGGCCTTGTCTACCACCCCGAGGGCAAGAGCTTTCACCGCGCGGGGCAGAGCGGGCTGAACATGAAGCTGCACTGGGCGCAGGATGCGGACGGCAATCGCACCCCCGGCCCGGTCATGGCGGCGGCGGACCGGGCCTATCTGCTCCACTACGCGGCACCCGATTATGAGGCCTGGCGGGCGAAGGTGGATTGGCGCGCGGGGGCCCACGGATTCTCGCAACCGATGAAGGACCGACTGGCCGAAATCGCCCAAAGCGACGATCCGGAGGCCGGGTATCGCGCCCTCTACGATCGGCTCCACAGCCTGACCGAGGCGCAGGCGGCGATGCTGGAAGAGGCGGGCGGCTTGCTGCGGGATCAACCGCCCCTGCCGGAGCATTAG